The Amycolatopsis endophytica genome includes the window GGCGCGATCCACGAGGCGGACATCCTCGGGGACGTGCTCGGGCAGCGGATCGCCGTCCGGGAACTGACCCCGGACGAGGCCAGGGAGCGCACCCGATCCCGGCGCCGGTGTACGACGCGATCCTGCGCGCGTGGGAATCGCGGCTCAGCGAACCGGCACCGCTGACGGGCACCGTCGAGGCCGTGACCGGGCATGCGCCGCGCACCTTCCGGCAGTGGGCGCGGGACCACCGGGGCGACTTCGTCCACAACACGTAGCTTCCGGCCCGGCTGATCGGCAGACTGGCCGTATGGACCATGAACTCGCGCAGGTGAACATCGACCGACCGGTTCCGCCGGAGATGAGCGCGGGGAAGGTGCTCTCGGTCAACATCGGCGCGGAACGGGCGCTGGCGGAGGCCGACCTCGGGGTCACCGGTATCGACAAACGTCCCGTCGACGGGCCGGTGGCGGTGGCCGCGCCGGGAGCGCGGGGAACCGGCGGAAGCGGCGTGGCCGGCGACCGGATCTGCGACCTGCGCAACCACGGCGGCGACGACCAGGCGGTGTACGCGTACGCGCGGGAAGACCTCGACGCGTGGGCCGCGGAACTGGGCCGCGATCTGCCGCCGGGCGTGTTCGGCGAAAACCTGACCACGACCGGCCTCGACCTGACCGGTGCGGTGATCGGCGAGCGGTGGCGGGTCGGCGAGTCGCTGGTGCTGGAGGTGTCCTGCCCGCGCATCCCGTGCCGGACGTTCGCCGGCTGGCTCGGTGAACGTGGCTGGGTCAAGACCTTCACCCGCCGCGCGGTGCCCGGCGCGTATTTCCGGGTGCTGGAACCCGGCCCGGTGCAGGCCGGGAATTCCGTCGAGGTGCTGTCACGACCCGGCCACGGCGTCACGATCGGGACGGTGTTCCGGGCGTTCACCACGGAGCCGGACCTCCTGCCGGAGCTGACGGTGGCGGAAGCCCTGCCGGAGCACGACATGCGCAAGGTGCACCGCACCCTGGAACGCCGCGCCGCGTCCGCGGGATAGGACTGTCGCACCCGGTCGGGAGACTGCTCTCGCAGTGCGAGTGAACCGGGGGACGATCTGCCGCACTGGCCGGAGAGGGCCTGCGGCGGGAACGGAGGTGAGCCGTGGCAGCACCAGCTGAACCGGTCAAACCGGACTGTCTCGTGCCGTGGCACGACGATCCATGGACCGTCGAGGAAGCGCTCGAACTGCCCGAGGAACGCGGCAGTCGCATCGAGCTGGTCGACGGAGCGCTGCTCGTGAGCCCGGCGCCGAAGTCGGGTCACCAACGGATCCTGCAGCGGCTCCAGATCGCGCTGCTGCCGGTGCTGCCGTCCGGAACCGAGCTGTTGCCCGGGATCAACGTCCGGCTGCCCGGGCAGCGGTTGCTGATTCCGGATCTGGCCGTGGTCACGACGCCGGACCTGGACACGGTCTATTACCGGGCGCGGGATGTCCTGCTGGCGGCGGAGATCGTGTCGCCGTCGAGCCGGATGCTGGATCGGGTGCTGAAACGCCAGCTCTACGCGGAGGCCGGCGTGCCCTTCTACCTGGTCGTCGATCCGGCGGGGCAGGCGGTCCTGTTCGAGCTGGCCGAGGGCGAGTACCGCGAAAGCGCGCGCGGGGAGGACGGCAGGCTCAGCTTCACCGAACCCTTCGAGGCCACCCTCGACTTCACGCGCTGAACCCGCGTGGCAGGCTGGGGTCGTGGCCAGGCCGTCTCCCCTTCAAGTGCGCAATCTCGTCGTCGCCGTGCTGGCTGCTCTGATCGCCGTCTGGAACGTGACCCGGGGCGGCCCGTGGTACCTCACCGCGATCTTCGGGCTGGGCTGCGTCCTCGCGCTCGGCTCGGCCGCGCTCAACCGCCCGGGCTGAGACACGCACCGCACACCGCGCACGTTACGGTGACCACGTGAATTCCGCCTCGGCTGTGTTCCTCGCGACGATTCCGAGCCCGGACCGTGGCGTCTGGCACCTCGGACCGATCCCGATCCGCGCCTACGCGCTGTGCATCATCGCGGGCATCGTCCTCGCGATCTGGTGGGGTGACCGGCGCTGGGTGCAGCGCGGCGGCACGAAGGGCACGGTCGTCGACATCGCCGTGTGGGCGGTGCCGTTCGGCCTCGTCGGCGGGCGCCTCTACCACGTCATCACCGACTGGTGGCGCTACTTCGGCGAGGGCAAGGACCCGGTCAAGGCCCTCTACATCTGGGACGGCGGCCTCGGCATCTGGGGCGCGATCGCTCTCGGCGCGGTCGGTGCGTGGGTCGGCTGCCGCCGCAAGGGTGTGCCGCTGCCGGCGATGGCCGACGCGATCGCACCCGGAATCGTGGCCGCGCAGGCGATCGGCCGTCTGGGCAACTACTTCAACCAGGAACTCTACGGCGCGCACACCACACTGCCCTGGGGTCTGGAGATCTACCAGCGTTTCGACCCGAACAACCCGACGATCCCCGACCAGGGACCCAACGGCATCGCGTTCGGGAACATCCCGCTGGCCGACAGCCCGGTGCACCCGACGTTCCTGTACGAGCTGATCTGGAACCTGCTCATCGCGGCACTGGTCGTCTACGCCGACCGCAGGCTCAAGCTGGGTCACGGCCGCGCGTTCGCGCTCTACGTCGCCGGGTACACCCTCGGCCGTTTCTGGGTCGAGCTGCTGCGCACCGACGACGCGACGCATGTCCTCGGGCTGCGGGTCAACACCTGGGTGTCGGGCCTGGTCTTCCTCGGCGCGATGGTCTACTTCTTCCTCGCCCGGCGCCGCGGGCCGCGCGAGGAGCCGGAACGCCTGCGCGGCAGGGACGACGAACCCGCCGCCGACGACGGCAAAGTCGGCGACCGGCAGGAGTGACCGGCCTGGGCCGGCCGAAGCCCAGGATGGCGCTCCTGGGTTTCGCGCTGGCGACCGGGCTGCTGGCCGTCGTCGCGCTCGTCACCTACGAGGACTACCTCGGGTGGCGCCCGCCGGAGTACGCGAACGTCTTCATCGGCGTCACCTTCGCCGCACTCGTCACCGGCTGGCTCCTGAAACACACCACCTGGCGTTCCTTCGGCACCGGCCTGCTCGCGGCGAGCGTATTCGGGCTGGTCACGATCGCCGTGATCGGCACGATGATCGGCATCGGGATCGCCGAATCGTTCAACTGACCAGCCCGCGGCCGGTGACCAGCGGCAGGTCCAGCGCCGTCAGCAGCCCGGGCGGTGCCGCCACCACCGCGGGGATCGCGTTCACCAGGCGCATCGCCGTGGCCTTGAGGCCAGCCGTGTTGTGGTCGCCGTCCGTGCCGACCAGCCGCAGGTCCATCGTGTAGTTCGGTTCGCCCGTCACCTGCACCCGGTAGCAGCCCCGGCCGGACGGCTGTGGCCAGTCCGGTCCCAGATCCGGGTGCAGCCGTGTCACGTGTTCCAGCACGCACACCGGGCGGCCGCCCCGCATGCCGCGCACCTCGAACCGCAGCGCGGCGGCCGTGCCCTCGCGGATCGTGCCGCTCGGGATCTCGAACGTCGAACGCGCGGGGAGCCGCTCGAAGCTTTCCTCCACCGAGTCCAGTTCGACGCCCAGCCCGGCCGCCAGCTGACGCACGACGCTGCCCCACGCCAGCGACAGCACACCCGGCTGCAGCAGCATCGGCGTCTCGTCGAGTGAGCCGCCGAAACCCATGATGTCGAAGACGACCTTGCGGTTGTCGTAGGTCGAGTAGTCGAGGATCTCGAAGCAGCGCACCTCGTCGATCCGTTCACACACACCGGTCAGCACCAGCGGGAGCCAGTCGTTGGCGAAACCCGGGTCCACGCCGTTGACCCACAGCGACGCGCCACCCTCGGCGGCCGCGGCGCGCACCGGTCCGGACACCTCCCCGGGCACCACGCCGTCCGGGAACTGCAGGAAGACCGGGCTGCTGGACACGACGTCCACCCCCGCCCGCAGGATCCGCTGCAAGTCGGCCAGCGCTTCCCCCAACCGGTCGTCCGCCATCGCCGTGTACACGACGCAGTCCGGTTTCAGGGCCAGCAACGCGTCGGCGTCGGTGGTCGCCTCGACGCCGAGCGACCGGCCCAGCCCGGCCAGCTCACCCGCGTCCTTCCCGGCCTTGTCCGGGTTCGACACCCAGACCCCGGCCAGTTCCAGCTCCGGATGCGCGTCGATGCCCGCGATGGCGTGCCGCCCCACGTTGCCGGTGCTCCACTGCACCACCCGGTACGTCATAGGTCCGGCAGCCCGAGTTCGAGGTTGGGCGCCTGCAGTCCACCGTCCACTTCCAGCACCTTTCCCGTGACGAACGAACCGGCGGGCGAGGCCAGGTAGACGATCGCCGCGGCGACGTCGGTGACCTCGCCGAGCCGGCGCAGCGGCGTGTCGCCCTCCATCTTGGCCTTGATCTCCGGGTTGTCCACCACGACTGCCAGCGCCGAGGTCGCCACCGACCCGACGGCGATCGCGTTGACCCGGATCCGCGGCGCGAGGTCGTAGGCGGCCAGGCGCGTGTAGTGCGCGAGCGCGGCCTTGGCGGTGCCGTAGGCGGCGAACCCGCGCCCCGCGACACGGCCCATGTTCGAGGAGATGTTCACGACCGCACCGCCGTCGGTCATCAGGGAGGCGGCCGCGCTGGTGAGGGCGTGGGCGGTCGAGACGTTGAACCGGAACGCCTCCTCCAGGAAGTCCGGGGTGGTCTCCAGCAGCGGGCGGGGATAGGTTCCGCCGACGTTGTTCACCACGATGTCGATGCGGCCGAACTCGCCGACCGCGGCCTGCGCGAGCGCGGCCGCGGCCGCCGGATCGCTGAGATCGGCGGGCACGACGTGCGCCCGCCTGCCGGTCGCGGCGACCCGTCCGGCGACGGTGTCGAGGTCGGATTTCGTGCGGGAGGAGATCACCACGTCCGCGCCGGCTTCGGCGAGCGCGACGGCTGCGCCCGCGCCGATCCCGCGCCCGGCGCCGGTGACGACGGCGACCCTGCCGTTCACCCGGAAACGCTCGAGGATCATGCGCCCGACTGTAACAGGTTCTACTTCTTTCCGGGGCGGGTCGGAAGCACGGCCAGTTCCCCGCGCTCCGTCGTGCTCACCTCCGCCGTCGCGCCGTAGTAGCGGGCCAGCGCTGCGGCGGTGAGCACTTCGGCGGGCGGGCCGGTGGCGACCGCGTGGCCGCCGTCGAGCAGCAGGACCTGGTCGGCGTACTGCGCGGCGAACGTCAGGTCGTGCAGGGTCGACACCACCGTGATGCCGTCCTCGCGCCGCAACCGGTCGATCAGTTCCAGCAGTGCCTGCGCGTGCCCGAGGTCGAGGCCGGTGGTCGGCTCGTCGAGCAGCAGCAGGCTCGCCCGTTGCGCCAGCACGCGGGCCAGCACCGCGCGCTGCCGTTCGCCACCGGAGAGCATGTCCATCCGGCGTCCGGCCAGCTCCGACAGGTCCAGGCGCGTCAGCACCTCTTCCACAATGGACAGATCGCGCCGGCTCTCCCGTGCCAGCAGGCCCAGATGGGGGGTCCGGCCGAGCAGCACGTAGTCCGTCACGGTCAGGCCCACCGGCAGCGAAGGGTCCTGCGGCGCGTACCCGACGATGCGCGAAAGGTCCTTTCGCGACAGACGTGACCGGCCGTCGACGAGCACTTCGCCCCCGGCGGGCAGGAGACCGGCCACCGTTTTGAGCACAGTGGACTTCCCGGCACCGTTCGGCCCGACGATCGCCAGCCAGCCGCCGGCAGGCACCTCGGCCGAAACCCCGTGCACGACAGGACAATCGCCGTAGCCGGAGCGCAGCGCACGCAACGACAGCGCCGTCATGACACCCTCCGTCGCGACGAACGCAGGATCCACGCGAAGAACGGCGCCCCGGTGAACGCCGTGACCACCCCGAGCGGCAGTTCGCCGGGCATGATCGTGCGCGCCACCTGATCGGCCAGCACCAGGAACGCCGCGCCGCCGATCAGCGACAACGGGATGACCACGCGATGACTCGCGCCGGCGAGCATGCGCACGACGTGCGGCACCACGATCCCGACGAACCCGATCAGCCCGCTCACCGACACCGCCGCCGCGGTCGCCAGCGACGCCGCCGCCAGCACCACCAGCCGGATCCGGCCCGGCCGCAAGCCGAGCGACGCCGCCTCCGCGTCGCCGAGCGTGAGCACGTCCAGCAGTCGCGCGGACAGGCACAGCACCACCGCCGCGACCGCGACGTACGGCACCGCGATCGCGACCTCGCGCCAGCCACTGACGCTCAGCCCGCCCAGCATCCACGTGTAGACCTGCCGCAGCGTCTGGGTGTTGAGCTGCTGCGTGAACGTCTGGATCGCGGTGAGGAAGGACGCGACCGCGACCCCGGCCAGCAGCAGCGTGCTCGTGCCCCCGCCGCCCGCCGAGCGCCCCACCAGCCAGCTCAGCCCGACCCCGCCGATCGCCCCGGCGAACGCGGCCAGCGGCAGCGGGCCCACCACCCAGCCGGTGACCGACGGGGCGAGCACGACGACGAGCGTGGCCGCCATGCCCGCGCCCGCCGCGGCGCCCAGCAGGTACGGGTCGGCGAGCGGGTTGCGGAACACGCCCTGGAAGGTCGCCCCGGACACCGCGAGCGCCGCGCCGACCACGGCCGCCAGCAGTACGCGCGGCACCCGCAGTTGCCACACGATCGCCGCCTCCCGGGCGGACAGCGGTGACTGCCCGCCGGTGACCTGGGCCCAGAACTCGGCGAGCACCCGCTGCCAGCCCAGATCGCTCGCGCCGGCGAGCACCGCGGAGACGAGGACGGCCACGAGCACCAGGATCCCGGTGACCAGGACCGGTGCCCGCAGCCGCGTCCGGGTGTCAGGCACCGGCCTTGTCGATCGCGTCGGCGACCGTCCGGGCGAGATCGACGATGCGCGGGCTCCAGCGCGAGGCGATGTCATCGTCCAGCGCGACCACCTGGTCGCGTTGAACCGCGGTCAAGGTGTTCCAGCCAGGGCGCGCGGCCACGGTCCGCGCGCTCTGGCCGCAGCACTTGCTGTCGGCCAGGAAGATCAGATCGGGGTCGGACTGCAGGACGCGTTCGGCCGACAGCTGCGGGTAGCCGCCGGAGGCGTCCGGATCGGTGCCGTCGGCGATGTTGGTCAGCCCGAACCGCGACAGCACCTGTCCGACGAACGTCGCCGACGTCACGCTGTAGTACGTCTGGTCCAGCTCCCAGTAGTAGGACAGTGACCGCTTCGGGGTGTCCGCGACGATCTTGTCGATGTCGTCCTTCGCCTGGCGCGCCAGGCTTTCGCCCTCGGCCTGGTGCCCGGTCGCCTTGCCCAGCGCGACGAACTGCGCGTAGGCGTCGTCGAGCGTCTTGGCGTCGGGCATCTGCAGCGTCTTCGTGCCGGTCTTCGCCAGCGCGTCCGCCAGTCCGGTGGTGTCGGCGTAGACGATGACGAGATCGGGCTGGTACGCGGCGATCGCCTCGGGGTCCGGGCTCAGGCCGGACAACGCGGTTCTCGGTGCCTGCTCGGGATAGGTGGACGCCGAGTCGACGGCGACGACCTGCGGGCCCGCGCCGAGGGCGAACAGTGTCTCGGTGGCCGACGGGGACAGCGAGACGATCCGCCGCGGCTGGGCGTCGACTGTGACCGCGGGTGCGCCGGGAGCGGAGACGGTGACGGGGAACGTGCCCGGAGTTTCGGGCGGTGACGCGGAGTCCTCGGACGGGCGCGTGGCACAGCCGGTCAGGACGAGAAGCACCGCCAGGAACGGTGCGAAACGACGGAACACAGGAAAACCTCGGGTTTCCGTCCGGCGTCACGGGGCCCCGTCCCGCACCCAGGCGTAACGGACGCCGCACCCCTGAGCCGGGGGCAAAGGCGTCGGCGCGGCGACGGTCGACCTGGCTCGACCGGGTGTGCACGGAGCGCACCCGGGTCATCACAGTTGCGGCACAGCACCGGGTTCCCACCGGTTTCGCCACCGTCACGCCACTGGCCGGCAAGCCGCTGACCAGCGTGAGGAACGCTACCACCGGCGAATCTGGTCTTCTCCCGCCGTGTTCACGTAACCTTGATGGGATCGCGCGCCGACTCGGCCCGCGTAGACTCGGCACAGCGCGCCGAACGCAGCCCATCAAGAACGATGTCGTTCCTCGCAGCCAGATCGTTACCGATCGGATGAGAAAATCCACACTCCGAGAGGGTGCTGTCATGTTTCCTGGGTGTTAAGGTCGCGCTAATCCAAGGGCCATCGTCGTCCCTGCCGCAGTACCGGGGGAACTTTCCGAACTGAGCAAAGAGACGACGAAGGAGGTCCCCGCATGATCTTCTCCGCCAACCCGGGCAAGCAGGGCCTGTACGACCCTGCTCAGGAGCAGGACTCCTGCGGTGTGGCGATGGTGGCCGACATCCAGGGCCGCCGCACCCACGCCATCGTGACGGACGGGCTGACGGCGCTGATCAACCTGGACCACCGGGGCGCCGCGGGCGCCGAACCGACCTCCGGCGACGGCGCCGGGATCCTCGTGCAGCTGCCCGACCGGCTGCTCCGCGAGGAGGCCGGTTTCGAGCTGCCCGAACCCGACGCGCGGGGCCACCACCGCTATGCCGCCGGCATCGCGTTCCTGCCCGCCGAAGAAGAGGCGCGCGGCAAGGCCGTCGCCCTGATCGAGCGCCTCGCCGACGAGGAAAGCCTCGAAGTGCTGGGCTGGCGCGAGGTCCCGGTCGACGCGGACGCGGCGGACATCGGCCCCACCGCACGTTCGGTCATGCCGCACTTCGCGATGCTCTTCGTGGCGGGCAAACCCGACGCCGAGGGCGTCCGCCCGTCCGGTGTGGAACTGGACCGGCTCACCTTCTGCCTGCGCAAGCGCAGCGAGCACGACACGGTGGTCGCCGAATGCGGCACGTACTTCCCGTCGCTGTCCTCGCGCACCATGGTCTACAAGGGAATGCTCACGCCCGAGCAGCTCCCGGCGTTCTTCGGCGACCTCCGCGACACGCGGATGACCAGTGCGATCGCGTTGGTGCACAGCCGGTTTTCCACCAACACGTTCCCGTCGTGGCCGCTGGCGCACCCGTTCCGGTTCGTCGCGCACAACGGTGAGATCAACACGATCCGCGGCAACCGCAACCGCATGCGGGCCCGCGAGGCGCTGCTCGACTCGGGTGTCATCCCCGGGGACCTGACCCGCCTGTACCCGGTGTGCTCGCCGGACGCGTCGGACTCGGCGTCCTTCGACGAGGTGCTGGAGCTGCTGCACCTGGGCGGCCGTAGCCTGCCGCACGCCGTGCTGATGATGATCCCGGAGGCGTGGGAGAACCACGCCACCATGGACGACCGGCGGCGCGCGTTCTACCAGTTCCACGCGAGCCTCATGGAGCCGTGGGACGGCCCGGCGTGCGTCACCTTCACCGACGGCACGCTCGTCGGCGCGGTGCTGGACCGCAACGGCCTGCGCCCGTGCCGGTGGTGGCGTACCGCCGACGACCGCGTCGTGCTGGCCAGCGAGGCCGGTGTGCTGGACGTGCCGCCGGACCAGGTCGTGGCCAAGGGCCGCCTCAAGCCGGGCCGCATGTTCCTCGTGGACACCGAAGGCGGCCGCATCGTCGCCGACAACGAGGTCAAGGCGCACCTGGCCGCGCAGCACCCGTACGAGGAGTGGCTGCACGCCGGACTGCTGCAGCTGGCCGACCTGACCGACCGCGACCACGTGACGCAGAGTCATGACTCGGTGCTGCGCCGTCAGCTGGCCTTCGGCTACAGCGAGGAGGAGCTCAAGATCCTGCTGGCGCCGATGGCGGAGAAGGGCGCCGAGCCGCTCGGCTCGATGGGCACCGACACGCCGCCGGCGCCGCTGTCCAAGCGCTCGCGCCAGCTCTACGACTACTTCAAGCAGAACTTCGCGCAGGTGACCAACCCGCCGCTGGACGCGATCCGCGAAGAGCTGGTCACGTCGATGAGCCGGATCATGGGCCCGGAGCGCAACCTGCTCGACCCCGGTCCGGCGTCCTGCCGCCACATCCAGCTGCCGTACCCGGTCATCGACAACGACGAGCTGGCCAAGCTCATCCACATCAACGACGACGGCGATCTGCCCGGCTTCGCCTGCACCGTCCTGTCCGGACTGTTCGAAGTGGACGGCGGCGGCAAGGCGCTGGCGGAGGCGGTCGAGCGGGTGCGCCGCGAGGCGTCCGAGGCGATCGCGGCCGGCGCCCGCACGCTCGTGCTGTCCGACCGGGACTCCGACCACAAGATGGCGCCGATCCCGTCGCTGCTGCTGGTCTCCGCGGTGCACCACCACCTGGTGCGCACCAAGGAGCGGCTGCGCGTCGCGCTCGTCGTGGAGACCGGCGACGCCCGCGAGGTGCACCACATCGCGCTGCTGCTCGGCTACGGCGCGGCGGCGGTGAACCCGTACCTGGCCTTCGAAACGATCGAGGACATGATCGGCCAGGGCGCGATCTCCGGGATCGAGCCGCGCGAGGCCGTGCGCAACTACGTCGGCGCGCTCGTCAAGGGCGTCCTCAAGATCATGTCGAAGATGGGCATCTCGACCGTCGGCGCCTACACCGCGGCGCAGGTGTTCGAATCCTTCGGGCTGTCGCAGGAACTGCTCGACGAGTACTTCACCGGCACGGTGTCCAAGCTCGGCGGCGTCGGCCTCGACGTGCTCGCCGAGGAGGTCGCCGTCCGGCACCGCCGCGCGTACCCGGACAACCCGACCGACCGGGTGCACCGCCGCCTGGACTCCGGTGGCGAGTACGCCTACCGCCGCGAGGGCGAGCTGCACCTGTTCACGCCGGAGACGGTGTTCCTGTTGCAGCACGCGGGCAAGACGCGCCGCGACGAGGTCTACCGCCGCTACTCCGACGAGGTGCAGCGCCTGTCCCGCGAGGGTGGCGCGCTGCGCGGACTGTTCAAGTTCCGTGCAAAGGCGTCCCGAGCTGTGCCCATTGAAGAGGTCGAGTCGATCGAGTCGATCTGCAAGCGGTTCAACACCGGTGCCATGTCCTACGGCTCGATCTCCGCCGAGGCGCACCAGACGCTGGCGATCGCGATGAACCGCATCGGCGGCCGCTCCAACACCGGTGAGGGCGGCGAGGACCCGGAGCGGCTCTACGACCCCGAGCGCCGCAGCGCGATCAAGCAGGTCGCGAGTGGACGGTTCGGCGTGACGAGCGAGTACCTGGTCAACGCCGACGACATCCAGATCAAGATGGCGCAGGGCGCGAAGCCCGGCGAGGGCGGTCAGCTGCCGCCGAACAAGGTGTACCCGTGGATCGCGCGCACCCGGCACTCCACGCCGGGCGTCGGCCTGATTTCCCCGCCGCCGCACCACGACATCTACTCGATCGAGGATCTGGCGCAGCTCATCCACGACCTGAAAAACGCCAACGAGCAGGCTCGTGTCCACGTCAAGCTGGTCAGCTCCCTCGGCGTCGGCACGGTCGCGGCGGGGGTGTCCAAGGCGCATGCGGACGTCGTGCTGATCTCCGGTCACGACGGCGGCACCGGGGCCTCGCCGCTGAACTCGCTCAAGCACGCGGGAACGCCGTGGGAGATCGGCCTGGCCGAGACCCAGCAGACACTGATGCTCAACGGGTTGCGCGACCGCATCACCGTGCAGGTCGACGGCGCGATGAAGACCGGGCGGGACGTCGTGGTCGCGGCGCTGCTCGGCGCCGAGGAGTACGGCTTCGCCACCGCGCCGCTGATCGTGGCGGGTTGCATCATGATGCGCGTGTGCCACCTGGACACGTGTCCGGTCGGCGTCGCCACCCAGAGCCCGGAGCTGCGCAAACGCTACACCGGGCAGGCCGAGCACGTGGTGAACTACTTCCGGTTCGTCGCGCAGGAGGTCCGGGAACTGCTGGCGGAACTGGGTTTCCGCACCCTGGACGAGGCGATCGGCCGCGCCGACATGCTCGACACCGACGACGCGGTCGAACACTGGAAGGCCAGCGGCCTGGACCTGTCGCCGATCTTCCAAATGGCGACGGATACTCCCTACGGCGGCGCGCGGCGCAAGATCCGCGAGCAGGACCACGGCCTCGAGCACGCCCTGGACCGCACGCTCATCCAGCTGTCCGAGGCGGCGCTGGAGGACGCCCACCCGGTTCGGCTGGAGCTGCCGGTGCGCAACGTGAACCGCACCGTCGGCACGCTGCTGGGCTCGGAGATCACCCGCCGCTACGGCGGCGAGGGCCTGCCCGACGGGACCATCCACATCCGGCTCGTGGGCTCGGCGGGACAGTCGCTGGGCGCGTTCCTGCCGCGCGGCGTCACGCTGGAGATGGTCGGCGACGCCAACGACTACGTCGGCAAGGGCCTGTCCGGCGGACGGATCGTCGTGCGCCCGCATCCGGACGCGACGTTCGCCGCCGAACGTCAGGTCATCGCGGGCAACACGCTGGCCTACGGCGCCACCGCGGGGGAGATGTTCCTGCGCGGGCACGTCGGCGAGCGTTTCTGCGTACGCAACTCGGGCGCCACCGTCGTCGCCGAGGGCGTGGGCGACCACGCCTTCGAATACATGACCGGTGGCCGCGCGGTGGTGCTCGGACCGACCGGCCGCAACCTCGCCGCCGGCATGTCCGGCGGTATCGGCTACGTCCTCGACCTCGACCGGGGCAGTGTCAACCGCGACATGGTCGACCTGCTCGCGCTCGAACCCGAGGATCTGAACTGGTTGAAGGACATCGTGACCCGACACCACGAGCTCACCCGCTCCGCGGTCGCCGCGTCGCTGCTCGGCGACTGGCCGCGCCGCTCGGCGAGCTTCACCAAGGTCATGCCGCGCGACTACAAGCGTGTGCTGGAGGCGACCAGGGCCGCCAAGGCGGCGGGCCGGGACGTCGACGAGGCGATCATGGAGGTGGCGTCTCGTGGCTGACCCCAAGGGCTTCCTCAAGTACGAGCGGGTCGAGCCGTCCAAGCGCCCGCTGGCCGACCGCGCCGAGGACTGGCGCGAGGTCTATGCCGACATCGAGGCGGCCGAGCGCGACCAGCAGGTCCGCACCCAGGCCACCCGGTGCATGGACTGCGGCATCCCGTTCTGCCACTCGGCGGGTTCCGGCTGCCCGCTGGGCAACCTGATCCCGGAGTGGAACGACCTGGTGCGCCGCGGCGACTGGGCCGCGGCGAGCGACCGGCTGCACGCGACCAACAACTTCCCCGAGTTCACCGGGAAGCTCTGCCCGGCGCCGTGCGAGGCGGGCTGCACGCTGTCCATCTCGCCGCTGTCCGGCGGGCCGGTCGCGATCAAGCGCGTCGAGGCCACGATCGCGGAGAAGTCCTGGGAGCTGGG containing:
- a CDS encoding SDR family oxidoreductase, with amino-acid sequence MILERFRVNGRVAVVTGAGRGIGAGAAVALAEAGADVVISSRTKSDLDTVAGRVAATGRRAHVVPADLSDPAAAAALAQAAVGEFGRIDIVVNNVGGTYPRPLLETTPDFLEEAFRFNVSTAHALTSAAASLMTDGGAVVNISSNMGRVAGRGFAAYGTAKAALAHYTRLAAYDLAPRIRVNAIAVGSVATSALAVVVDNPEIKAKMEGDTPLRRLGEVTDVAAAIVYLASPAGSFVTGKVLEVDGGLQAPNLELGLPDL
- the lgt gene encoding prolipoprotein diacylglyceryl transferase, coding for MNSASAVFLATIPSPDRGVWHLGPIPIRAYALCIIAGIVLAIWWGDRRWVQRGGTKGTVVDIAVWAVPFGLVGGRLYHVITDWWRYFGEGKDPVKALYIWDGGLGIWGAIALGAVGAWVGCRRKGVPLPAMADAIAPGIVAAQAIGRLGNYFNQELYGAHTTLPWGLEIYQRFDPNNPTIPDQGPNGIAFGNIPLADSPVHPTFLYELIWNLLIAALVVYADRRLKLGHGRAFALYVAGYTLGRFWVELLRTDDATHVLGLRVNTWVSGLVFLGAMVYFFLARRRGPREEPERLRGRDDEPAADDGKVGDRQE
- a CDS encoding FecCD family ABC transporter permease; protein product: MPDTRTRLRAPVLVTGILVLVAVLVSAVLAGASDLGWQRVLAEFWAQVTGGQSPLSAREAAIVWQLRVPRVLLAAVVGAALAVSGATFQGVFRNPLADPYLLGAAAGAGMAATLVVVLAPSVTGWVVGPLPLAAFAGAIGGVGLSWLVGRSAGGGGTSTLLLAGVAVASFLTAIQTFTQQLNTQTLRQVYTWMLGGLSVSGWREVAIAVPYVAVAAVVLCLSARLLDVLTLGDAEAASLGLRPGRIRLVVLAAASLATAAAVSVSGLIGFVGIVVPHVVRMLAGASHRVVIPLSLIGGAAFLVLADQVARTIMPGELPLGVVTAFTGAPFFAWILRSSRRRVS
- a CDS encoding MOSC domain-containing protein, which codes for MSAGKVLSVNIGAERALAEADLGVTGIDKRPVDGPVAVAAPGARGTGGSGVAGDRICDLRNHGGDDQAVYAYAREDLDAWAAELGRDLPPGVFGENLTTTGLDLTGAVIGERWRVGESLVLEVSCPRIPCRTFAGWLGERGWVKTFTRRAVPGAYFRVLEPGPVQAGNSVEVLSRPGHGVTIGTVFRAFTTEPDLLPELTVAEALPEHDMRKVHRTLERRAASAG
- a CDS encoding ABC transporter ATP-binding protein, encoding MTALSLRALRSGYGDCPVVHGVSAEVPAGGWLAIVGPNGAGKSTVLKTVAGLLPAGGEVLVDGRSRLSRKDLSRIVGYAPQDPSLPVGLTVTDYVLLGRTPHLGLLARESRRDLSIVEEVLTRLDLSELAGRRMDMLSGGERQRAVLARVLAQRASLLLLDEPTTGLDLGHAQALLELIDRLRREDGITVVSTLHDLTFAAQYADQVLLLDGGHAVATGPPAEVLTAAALARYYGATAEVSTTERGELAVLPTRPGKK
- a CDS encoding Uma2 family endonuclease, with protein sequence MAAPAEPVKPDCLVPWHDDPWTVEEALELPEERGSRIELVDGALLVSPAPKSGHQRILQRLQIALLPVLPSGTELLPGINVRLPGQRLLIPDLAVVTTPDLDTVYYRARDVLLAAEIVSPSSRMLDRVLKRQLYAEAGVPFYLVVDPAGQAVLFELAEGEYRESARGEDGRLSFTEPFEATLDFTR
- a CDS encoding NAD(P)H-dependent amine dehydrogenase family protein: MTYRVVQWSTGNVGRHAIAGIDAHPELELAGVWVSNPDKAGKDAGELAGLGRSLGVEATTDADALLALKPDCVVYTAMADDRLGEALADLQRILRAGVDVVSSSPVFLQFPDGVVPGEVSGPVRAAAAEGGASLWVNGVDPGFANDWLPLVLTGVCERIDEVRCFEILDYSTYDNRKVVFDIMGFGGSLDETPMLLQPGVLSLAWGSVVRQLAAGLGVELDSVEESFERLPARSTFEIPSGTIREGTAAALRFEVRGMRGGRPVCVLEHVTRLHPDLGPDWPQPSGRGCYRVQVTGEPNYTMDLRLVGTDGDHNTAGLKATAMRLVNAIPAVVAAPPGLLTALDLPLVTGRGLVS
- a CDS encoding ABC transporter substrate-binding protein produces the protein MFRRFAPFLAVLLVLTGCATRPSEDSASPPETPGTFPVTVSAPGAPAVTVDAQPRRIVSLSPSATETLFALGAGPQVVAVDSASTYPEQAPRTALSGLSPDPEAIAAYQPDLVIVYADTTGLADALAKTGTKTLQMPDAKTLDDAYAQFVALGKATGHQAEGESLARQAKDDIDKIVADTPKRSLSYYWELDQTYYSVTSATFVGQVLSRFGLTNIADGTDPDASGGYPQLSAERVLQSDPDLIFLADSKCCGQSARTVAARPGWNTLTAVQRDQVVALDDDIASRWSPRIVDLARTVADAIDKAGA